One segment of Thermoanaerobacter kivui DNA contains the following:
- a CDS encoding DegT/DnrJ/EryC1/StrS family aminotransferase, producing the protein MKVPLSKPDITQKEIDAVVEVLKSDILSIGPKIEEFERKIADYVGKKYAIAVNSGTSALHLIVRSLGIKDGDEVITTPFTFIASVNCFLFERAKPVFVDIDPDTLNMDINKIEEKITEKTKAILTVDVFGQPMDMEKVNEIAKKYGLKVIEDSCEALGSEYKGIKAGTLCDAGVFAFYPNKQITTAEGGVIVTDNEEIAQLSRSMRSQGRPITGLWLEHERLGFNYRLSELHAALGIVQLERIEEIIKRRSEIAEKYNERLRDVKGVKIPYIAPEVNKMSWFVYVIRVDENIDRDKVMQYLIDNGIGCRPYFTPVHLQSYVKELTGHKEGDFPITEKVARSTIALPFFNKITDEQIDYVVDKLKEAIKIYSR; encoded by the coding sequence ATGAAAGTTCCTTTGTCAAAACCGGATATTACCCAAAAAGAAATTGATGCAGTTGTAGAGGTTTTAAAGTCGGATATTTTAAGCATTGGACCCAAGATAGAAGAATTTGAAAGAAAGATAGCTGATTACGTAGGGAAAAAATATGCGATTGCAGTAAATAGTGGGACGAGCGCTTTGCATTTAATAGTAAGGTCATTAGGGATAAAAGATGGAGATGAAGTTATAACTACACCTTTTACTTTTATAGCATCTGTAAACTGTTTTTTATTTGAAAGGGCAAAGCCTGTTTTTGTGGATATAGATCCAGACACACTGAACATGGATATTAACAAAATAGAAGAAAAAATAACAGAGAAAACCAAAGCAATTCTAACAGTAGACGTCTTTGGGCAACCAATGGACATGGAGAAGGTAAATGAGATAGCCAAAAAATATGGTCTCAAAGTTATCGAGGATTCCTGTGAGGCGTTAGGTTCAGAGTACAAAGGTATTAAAGCAGGAACATTGTGTGATGCAGGTGTTTTTGCTTTTTATCCTAATAAACAGATTACAACTGCTGAAGGTGGGGTAATTGTTACAGATAATGAAGAAATTGCACAATTAAGTAGAAGTATGAGAAGTCAGGGAAGGCCTATTACTGGATTGTGGTTAGAACACGAACGGCTCGGTTTTAACTACCGTCTTAGTGAATTACATGCTGCTCTTGGAATAGTTCAGTTAGAGAGGATAGAAGAGATAATTAAGAGGCGGTCAGAAATAGCTGAGAAATATAATGAACGATTGAGAGATGTCAAGGGAGTTAAAATACCATACATTGCTCCTGAAGTAAATAAGATGAGTTGGTTCGTCTACGTGATAAGAGTAGATGAAAACATAGACAGAGATAAGGTTATGCAGTATTTAATTGACAATGGTATAGGTTGTAGACCGTATTTTACGCCAGTACATTTACAATCTTACGTAAAAGAATTAACTGGCCATAAAGAAGGAGATTTTCCTATAACAGAGAAAGTGGCAAGATCTACAATAGCTTTACCTTTTTTCAATAAAATAACAGATGAACAAATTGATTATGTAGTCGATAAGTTAAAAGAGGCGATAAAGATATATAGTAGGTAA
- a CDS encoding glycosyltransferase, with the protein MDVVLMTFVDFEDTQSSGFVKKIEGQAKAFRYFGCKVALAYYRKDLYCIDLPDGKTICRYANSTNRILYRRTAYQSIEDYLKSRKSTDLLFIRSLYCDFQLITFLKKIRKYVNKIVLEIVTYPFDGEIKRNIRYAFKEYKFKRVFIEIIKYVAYLLSRNFLKFYVDYIVVYGNSDKYIWKIPSITLDNGIDTENIRKRIPKNLKSNKIVMLGVAGLRDVHGYDRVIKGIANYYKKYNNKPEVDVEFRIVGIGIELPRLQELVKKLDVENYVKFLGFKSGNELDDEYDNADVAVSALALHRIGLKEGSPLKLREYCAKGIPFIYAYEEKNLDENVPFALKLEANDSDIDIDQIVDFSMRCRSIDNITDIIRQYAEENYEWKVQIGKLLKTLGVI; encoded by the coding sequence ATGGATGTAGTTTTGATGACATTTGTTGACTTCGAAGACACACAATCAAGTGGTTTTGTAAAGAAAATAGAAGGTCAGGCAAAAGCATTTAGATATTTTGGATGTAAGGTCGCACTTGCTTATTATCGTAAAGATTTGTATTGTATTGATTTACCAGATGGTAAAACAATCTGTCGATATGCAAATAGCACAAATAGGATTTTATATAGAAGAACAGCCTATCAAAGTATTGAAGATTACTTAAAATCTAGAAAAAGTACGGATCTTCTTTTTATAAGATCACTTTATTGCGATTTTCAGCTTATTACATTTCTAAAAAAAATTAGAAAATATGTAAATAAAATAGTTTTGGAAATTGTAACATATCCTTTTGATGGTGAGATAAAGCGAAATATTAGATATGCATTTAAAGAATATAAATTTAAGCGAGTATTTATTGAAATTATAAAGTATGTTGCATATCTTTTAAGCAGAAACTTTTTAAAATTTTATGTAGATTATATAGTGGTATATGGGAATAGCGATAAATATATATGGAAGATACCGTCTATTACATTAGATAATGGAATTGATACGGAGAATATACGCAAACGTATCCCTAAAAATTTAAAAAGCAACAAAATAGTAATGCTGGGTGTTGCTGGACTTAGAGATGTTCATGGTTATGATCGAGTAATAAAAGGAATTGCTAATTATTACAAAAAATACAATAATAAACCTGAAGTGGATGTGGAATTTAGAATTGTAGGGATAGGAATAGAGCTGCCAAGACTTCAAGAATTAGTTAAAAAATTGGATGTGGAAAACTATGTTAAATTTCTTGGCTTTAAATCGGGAAATGAATTAGATGATGAATATGATAATGCAGATGTTGCAGTTTCGGCGCTAGCATTACACAGAATAGGTTTGAAGGAGGGATCACCATTAAAACTTCGTGAATACTGTGCAAAAGGGATACCTTTTATTTACGCATATGAAGAGAAAAATCTTGATGAAAACGTACCTTTTGCATTAAAACTTGAAGCAAATGATAGCGACATTGACATTGATCAGATTGTTGATTTTTCCATGAGGTGCAGAAGTATTGATAATATAACAGATATAATAAGACAATATGCGGAAGAAAATTATGAGTGGAAAGTTCAAATTGGAAAGTTACTTAAAACTTTAGGAGTAATTTAG
- a CDS encoding TerB N-terminal domain-containing protein, with the protein MKKGKSPTVGYLLAFFLGGFGAHLFYYQKYLKAVIYLLIVIFSAGKLLPLTMVLGWVDMFFIKKWQKEYSEREEKVSKRPPETSTQLPFTKEITQVKKLEPSAEKVLPQKGEEKFYKEEDIILPEYAHLETPFYIRKEIDELKNSVKAKKSSSPAIEITFSTRDTEFMKDSIKYADMKLKKADFVPLKVYWTTFRDLDERQKRWYFYWRYQALNGNYLDTDLSYVILFVYELLNYTFNQNAAFNVSMMVRLREAYKDRLPDLNRYIVPWIRDMLVELNEIELAYKWGLGAEPYSGLNFYQIFKEYQDDISKIPMEEWRKVLYGYSETTFFKANAKKVYAVFEQALKLFQRINIEEGLDLEKAWFKPEEKIETYHFFSSAVIGRNVPSRIIKYLQYVPTDYFYNEVTALFRLSENVARLLAGITRQLQVNEELLPPGFKEALLEEIKRLDLTEDVGLKSRFSPDKKIKNRFYQVASKEKEESKHTIPQRPTQTTGIDGEEIEPELDLPEIDIPENRSRIRLSDEEVDVEGFISSLTEEEFKFISTFSNGKKSINEAEEQLKDQGVPVTIFVEQINAKAEEYLEDVFIELIGEEYVINEELITVWEEVERRNRHEN; encoded by the coding sequence ATGAAAAAAGGCAAGTCTCCAACAGTAGGTTATTTATTGGCTTTTTTCTTAGGGGGTTTTGGAGCACATCTTTTTTATTATCAAAAATATCTAAAGGCCGTGATATATCTCTTGATTGTCATATTTTCTGCGGGCAAATTGCTCCCTTTGACCATGGTATTGGGTTGGGTAGATATGTTTTTTATTAAGAAATGGCAGAAGGAGTATTCAGAAAGGGAAGAAAAGGTTTCAAAGAGGCCTCCTGAAACATCAACTCAGCTTCCTTTTACGAAGGAAATCACTCAAGTCAAAAAACTTGAACCTTCTGCAGAAAAAGTTTTACCTCAAAAGGGAGAAGAGAAATTTTACAAGGAAGAAGATATCATACTGCCAGAATATGCTCATCTTGAAACTCCTTTCTACATAAGGAAAGAAATTGATGAACTAAAAAATTCTGTTAAAGCCAAAAAGTCGAGTTCACCTGCTATAGAAATTACCTTTTCCACTCGCGATACAGAGTTTATGAAAGATTCAATTAAATACGCTGATATGAAACTCAAGAAGGCGGATTTTGTGCCATTGAAGGTGTATTGGACTACTTTTAGAGATTTGGACGAAAGGCAGAAGAGGTGGTATTTCTACTGGAGGTATCAGGCGCTAAACGGCAATTATTTGGACACAGATTTGAGCTACGTAATATTATTTGTTTATGAACTCTTGAACTATACATTTAATCAAAATGCTGCGTTCAACGTTAGCATGATGGTCCGCTTACGGGAGGCGTACAAGGATAGACTTCCTGATCTGAACAGATATATTGTGCCCTGGATAAGGGATATGTTGGTAGAACTGAATGAAATTGAATTGGCTTATAAATGGGGATTAGGGGCAGAACCGTATTCTGGGCTCAATTTTTATCAGATTTTTAAAGAATATCAAGATGATATTAGCAAAATACCTATGGAAGAATGGCGAAAGGTTCTATATGGATATTCAGAAACTACCTTTTTTAAGGCCAATGCCAAAAAAGTATATGCTGTTTTTGAACAGGCTTTAAAATTATTTCAAAGGATAAATATAGAAGAGGGATTGGATCTGGAGAAAGCCTGGTTTAAACCAGAAGAAAAAATAGAGACATATCACTTTTTTAGTAGTGCAGTAATAGGTCGAAATGTTCCAAGCCGTATTATAAAGTACTTACAATATGTGCCTACAGATTATTTCTACAATGAAGTAACAGCTTTATTCCGGCTTTCAGAAAATGTTGCTCGATTGCTCGCTGGAATTACCAGACAGCTTCAAGTAAACGAAGAATTGTTGCCTCCTGGGTTCAAGGAAGCTTTATTAGAGGAAATAAAGAGATTAGATCTAACAGAGGATGTAGGACTAAAAAGCCGCTTTTCTCCAGATAAAAAAATAAAGAATCGTTTTTATCAAGTAGCATCGAAAGAAAAGGAAGAGTCGAAACATACTATACCTCAAAGACCAACCCAAACCACAGGAATAGACGGCGAGGAAATTGAACCTGAACTGGACTTGCCTGAAATAGACATTCCCGAAAATAGGTCTCGAATCCGCTTGTCTGATGAAGAAGTTGATGTGGAAGGATTTATTTCTTCCTTAACAGAAGAGGAATTCAAATTTATCAGCACGTTTTCTAATGGAAAGAAAAGTATAAATGAAGCAGAGGAGCAGTTAAAAGACCAAGGTGTTCCTGTAACGATTTTTGTCGAGCAGATAAATGCTAAAGCGGAGGAATATTTAGAAGATGTCTTTATTGAGCTCATAGGAGAAGAGTATGTGATAAACGAAGAGCTGATAACTGTATGGGAAGAAGTGGAGAGGAGGAATCGGCATGAAAATTAA
- a CDS encoding O-antigen ligase family protein, whose translation MITNYAIFLLLGFFLGIVVFGIFHLSIDAGLFLGLFLFSDSLLFILSKVLPDYKSLLVIFLFFIGVTISLVLLFPYRTFKGLDERGVFYWTLFLLYTLLSLIWSSNREYGYFKLLLFLVKGYFPGIVVFIVFKIFKKFAYKSLIFWGVIYSIVLLIYGTYEYHGRISLPGQNPIWTARSLILFITILLLYQEKSRLLVIWKIVLLCCSIYLFLKTQSRGPLIAFIFTWTYYIINKLIGPKNGGLFRVKLSKTILTFMFLISLFVMTVMLPSFNQSSVFNGDNRFAVLINKNLLSEDQNFVSRKIMWKEALNKFYNSPFLGVGAGGYSFSGIDYPHNLLLEIMSELGIIGLILWGMSLYRSFKATKGDLIMRMFFLQTIFFSLFSGDLGGNYEHVIIGLAALAKRQKV comes from the coding sequence ATGATAACAAACTATGCTATTTTTTTGCTTTTAGGTTTTTTCTTAGGAATAGTAGTATTTGGTATCTTTCACCTATCTATAGATGCAGGTTTATTTTTAGGATTATTTTTATTTAGTGATTCTCTTTTGTTTATATTGAGTAAGGTTTTGCCTGATTACAAATCTTTACTAGTAATTTTTCTATTTTTTATAGGTGTAACTATATCATTAGTTTTACTTTTCCCTTATAGAACTTTTAAAGGATTAGATGAAAGGGGAGTTTTTTATTGGACTTTGTTTTTATTGTATACTTTATTATCTCTTATTTGGAGTTCAAATAGAGAATATGGGTATTTTAAACTTTTGCTTTTTTTAGTGAAAGGTTATTTTCCAGGAATAGTTGTTTTTATTGTCTTTAAAATATTTAAAAAGTTTGCCTATAAATCTTTAATTTTTTGGGGAGTTATATACAGTATTGTATTATTAATTTATGGAACTTATGAATATCATGGACGCATAAGCTTACCTGGACAAAATCCAATATGGACTGCGCGTTCTTTAATCCTTTTTATAACAATTCTTCTTCTATATCAAGAGAAGAGTCGACTATTGGTTATTTGGAAAATAGTACTTTTGTGTTGTAGTATATATCTATTTTTAAAAACTCAATCACGAGGTCCATTAATTGCTTTTATTTTTACATGGACATATTATATAATTAATAAGTTAATTGGACCAAAAAATGGTGGTTTATTTAGGGTTAAATTATCTAAAACTATTTTGACGTTTATGTTTTTAATATCTCTTTTTGTAATGACCGTTATGTTACCAAGTTTTAATCAATCAAGCGTATTTAACGGGGATAACCGATTTGCAGTTTTAATCAATAAAAACCTCTTAAGCGAAGATCAAAATTTTGTTTCACGAAAAATTATGTGGAAAGAAGCTTTAAATAAATTTTACAATAGTCCATTTTTAGGTGTAGGCGCAGGAGGTTATTCATTTAGTGGGATAGACTATCCTCATAATTTATTACTCGAAATAATGAGCGAATTAGGGATTATTGGTTTAATTTTATGGGGTATGTCTTTATACAGGTCTTTTAAAGCTACTAAAGGAGATTTAATAATGCGAATGTTTTTCTTGCAGACAATCTTTTTTTCATTATTTAGTGGTGATTTAGGTGGAAATTATGAGCATGTTATAATTGGATTGGCAGCTTTGGCAAAAAGACAAAAAGTTTAA
- a CDS encoding polysaccharide biosynthesis protein, whose protein sequence is MWKNKRKILLLLIDIILLNIAYFLAFYLRFDYTIPHQYFLLYKKTFYIVVAVTVVTFVFFKQYNKIWRYASLHDIMDLIIFITIGSAMAAFVLLFLQIRLPRSIYPLYWFLSALLIGGSRIAYRSYMENNSKVKVKNIKYKKVLIVGAGDAGRILVREIKNHPETGLKPVAMVDDDVSKLHRSIDDVPVVGKIDDIQEVITEKEIDEVIFAIPSAPRTVLKKVIDKCSEMRIKVKTLPAIYELVDGTISISSIRDVDINDLLGREPVKIDLEEISSYIKGKKVMVTGGGGSIGSELCRQVARFSPSRLIILDIYENNMYEVQQELKRKYPELDIVCLVANIREEKKMNKIFSKYTPDIVFHAAAHKHVPLMEDSPHEAIKNNVYGTLNLVKVSDLYNVNRFVMISTDKAVNPTSVMGASKRICEMIIQEYDKKSKTEFVAVRFGNVLGSNGSVIPLFKKQIAEGGPVTVTHEEVKRYFMTIPEAVQLVIQAGAMAKGGEIFVLDMGEPVKIIDLARTLIRLSGFEPDVDIPIKIIGLRPGEKLFEELLISDDKYVSTKHEKIFIEKPVSVEYGNLILTLEKYKDKIDDMNEDEIREFIKSLVPEYNPDYQRFLMEEIAATEIE, encoded by the coding sequence ATGTGGAAAAACAAGAGAAAAATTTTATTATTGCTTATTGACATTATCCTGTTGAATATAGCATATTTTCTAGCTTTTTATTTGCGCTTTGACTATACTATTCCTCACCAATATTTTCTCTTATACAAAAAAACCTTTTACATAGTAGTTGCAGTTACTGTCGTAACATTTGTCTTTTTCAAACAATACAATAAAATCTGGAGATATGCAAGTTTACATGATATTATGGATTTGATTATTTTTATTACCATTGGCAGCGCTATGGCTGCTTTTGTTTTACTATTTTTACAAATACGTTTGCCACGTTCTATTTATCCTTTATACTGGTTTTTGAGTGCATTGCTAATAGGTGGAAGTCGTATTGCTTATAGAAGTTATATGGAAAATAACAGTAAAGTTAAAGTAAAGAATATAAAATACAAAAAAGTGTTAATAGTAGGTGCTGGAGATGCTGGGCGTATACTTGTAAGGGAGATAAAAAATCATCCAGAAACAGGCCTTAAGCCTGTAGCAATGGTAGATGATGATGTGTCTAAATTACACAGAAGTATTGATGATGTGCCTGTTGTGGGGAAAATTGATGATATTCAGGAAGTTATTACGGAGAAGGAAATTGATGAAGTTATTTTTGCTATTCCTTCTGCACCCAGAACTGTTTTGAAAAAAGTTATTGATAAATGTAGTGAAATGCGCATAAAAGTTAAGACATTGCCAGCTATTTATGAGTTAGTTGATGGAACAATATCGATAAGCAGTATAAGAGATGTTGATATAAATGATTTGTTAGGTAGAGAACCTGTCAAAATTGATTTAGAGGAAATAAGCAGTTACATAAAAGGCAAAAAAGTTATGGTTACAGGGGGAGGAGGATCTATTGGGTCTGAACTTTGTAGGCAAGTAGCCAGGTTTTCACCCTCTCGCCTTATTATACTAGACATATACGAAAACAATATGTATGAAGTACAGCAAGAATTGAAAAGGAAATATCCTGAACTTGATATTGTTTGCTTAGTAGCGAATATAAGAGAGGAAAAGAAAATGAATAAAATTTTTAGTAAGTATACTCCTGATATTGTTTTTCATGCAGCTGCTCATAAACATGTTCCATTAATGGAGGACAGCCCTCATGAAGCTATTAAAAACAATGTATATGGGACATTGAATCTTGTAAAAGTTTCTGACTTATATAATGTCAATCGCTTTGTAATGATTTCGACGGATAAGGCTGTCAATCCTACAAGTGTTATGGGAGCTTCTAAGCGCATATGTGAGATGATAATTCAAGAATATGATAAAAAAAGTAAAACTGAGTTTGTTGCAGTGCGATTTGGAAATGTGTTGGGAAGCAATGGAAGCGTTATACCTCTTTTTAAAAAGCAGATTGCAGAAGGTGGACCTGTTACGGTGACCCATGAAGAAGTAAAAAGATACTTTATGACAATACCAGAAGCTGTTCAATTGGTTATACAAGCAGGTGCTATGGCAAAAGGGGGCGAAATATTTGTACTTGATATGGGTGAGCCGGTTAAAATTATAGATTTAGCAAGAACGTTAATTCGATTATCGGGTTTTGAGCCTGATGTAGATATACCTATTAAGATTATTGGTTTAAGGCCAGGAGAGAAATTATTTGAGGAATTATTAATAAGTGATGATAAATACGTGTCGACAAAGCATGAGAAAATTTTTATTGAAAAGCCTGTTTCTGTTGAGTATGGGAATTTAATTTTAACATTGGAAAAATATAAAGATAAGATAGACGATATGAATGAAGATGAAATAAGAGAGTTTATAAAATCCCTTGTACCAGAGTATAACCCTGATTATCAACGTTTCTTAATGGAAGAAATTGCTGCTACTGAAATAGAATAG
- a CDS encoding glycosyltransferase family 4 protein translates to MSNKINTYKILFIATIESHILNFHIPFIQYFQNKGCEVHIATKLENRQDELKKLGVVYHGVDFERSPYSFSNIKALKQLINIMKRNKYSLVHVHTPVGAFLGRLAAKITNTKPVLYTAHGFHFYKGAPLKNWIIYYTMEKIAAHWTDGLITMNEEDFNIARKFNLRRKDAVFYVHGVGIDINKYCVNDEEKRKKLREELGFSEDDILILTVAEINTNKNHKQIIDAIKILKNYTDIYYLIVGTGEKEEKLKNYVLLNNLENRIIFLGYRRDISEILNAVDIFALTSLREGLPRAIMEAMAAGKPIIATNVRGNRDLVRDEVNGCLVPVNNIEETAKAVAKLAENKMLRTKMGEEGKRIIQDYAIERVLKEMDEIYSLYL, encoded by the coding sequence ATGAGCAATAAAATAAACACTTATAAAATTTTATTTATAGCAACAATTGAATCCCATATATTAAATTTTCATATTCCTTTTATACAATATTTTCAAAACAAAGGATGTGAAGTCCATATAGCGACAAAATTGGAAAATAGACAGGACGAACTAAAAAAATTGGGAGTTGTATATCATGGCGTTGATTTTGAAAGATCTCCATATTCATTTTCTAACATAAAGGCATTAAAGCAATTGATAAATATTATGAAGAGAAATAAGTATTCACTAGTCCATGTCCATACTCCTGTTGGAGCTTTTCTAGGTCGACTGGCTGCAAAAATTACAAATACAAAGCCTGTACTTTATACAGCCCATGGATTTCATTTTTACAAAGGAGCTCCTTTGAAAAACTGGATTATATATTACACAATGGAAAAAATAGCTGCTCATTGGACAGATGGACTTATAACTATGAATGAAGAAGATTTTAATATTGCAAGGAAGTTCAACTTGAGAAGAAAAGATGCAGTGTTTTATGTGCATGGTGTTGGTATAGATATTAATAAATATTGTGTAAATGATGAAGAGAAAAGAAAAAAGTTGAGAGAAGAATTAGGCTTTTCAGAGGATGATATTTTAATATTGACTGTGGCAGAAATAAATACCAATAAAAATCATAAGCAAATAATCGATGCCATAAAAATCCTGAAAAATTACACTGATATTTACTATCTCATTGTAGGCACTGGAGAAAAGGAAGAGAAATTAAAAAACTATGTTTTGCTTAATAATTTGGAAAATAGAATAATATTTTTGGGATATAGGAGAGATATTTCAGAAATTTTAAATGCTGTTGATATTTTTGCATTAACATCTTTACGGGAAGGTCTTCCAAGAGCTATAATGGAAGCAATGGCAGCAGGTAAACCTATTATTGCCACAAATGTAAGAGGGAATAGAGATTTAGTTAGAGATGAGGTCAATGGATGCTTGGTTCCTGTAAATAATATAGAAGAAACAGCTAAAGCAGTTGCAAAATTAGCCGAAAATAAAATGTTAAGGACCAAGATGGGAGAAGAAGGTAAAAGAATTATACAAGATTATGCTATCGAAAGAGTTTTAAAAGAAATGGATGAGATATATAGTCTGTATTTGTAA
- a CDS encoding sugar transferase, which produces MELVIKRLIDIFVSLFLLIILSPLLIIISLIIFITMGPPVIFKQERPGFKGKPFTIYKFRTMTNEKDEYGNLLPDEKRLTKIGKFLRSTSLDELPELFNVLKGDMSLVGPRPLLMEYLNYYTEEQMRRHDVKPGITGWAQVNGRNSLSWEEKFKLDVWYVDNWSLWLDFKILFLTLIKVLKREGISAEGYATMPKFTGSKD; this is translated from the coding sequence TTGGAGTTAGTTATAAAAAGATTAATTGACATTTTTGTATCACTTTTTTTATTAATTATTTTGTCACCTCTGCTAATTATTATCTCCTTAATTATTTTTATTACGATGGGGCCTCCTGTTATATTTAAACAAGAAAGACCGGGATTTAAAGGTAAACCTTTTACAATATATAAATTTAGGACAATGACTAATGAAAAGGATGAATATGGTAATCTTTTACCAGATGAAAAACGCTTAACTAAAATAGGTAAATTCCTTAGAAGTACAAGTCTTGACGAATTACCGGAATTATTTAATGTTTTAAAAGGAGATATGAGCTTAGTGGGGCCAAGACCCTTGCTTATGGAATATTTGAATTATTACACAGAAGAACAAATGAGACGTCATGATGTAAAACCAGGTATAACTGGTTGGGCACAAGTAAATGGACGCAATAGTCTTTCATGGGAAGAGAAATTTAAGCTTGATGTATGGTATGTAGATAATTGGAGTTTATGGCTCGATTTTAAAATATTATTCTTAACACTTATAAAAGTCTTAAAAAGGGAAGGTATTTCTGCTGAAGGTTATGCTACAATGCCAAAATTTACGGGAAGTAAGGATTAA
- a CDS encoding acetyltransferase, which produces MNNIKDIVIIGAGGFAREVAWLIEDINKDKRKWNLLGFIDEDIHNKGKILNNYPVLGGFEVIEKFNDLYVVCAVGDPKIKRNLITKALKYNVKFATLIHPSVIMSQYLTIGEGSIICAGNIITTNIKIGSHVIVNLDCTIGHDAVISDYATILPSVNISGNVSIGEGCSIGTGSAIIQGKKIGEWSIIGAGAVVVDDIPPYCTAVGVPAKPIKFHEEEK; this is translated from the coding sequence ATGAATAATATAAAAGATATAGTGATTATAGGTGCAGGTGGATTTGCCCGAGAAGTTGCTTGGTTGATTGAAGATATTAATAAAGACAAACGAAAATGGAATTTATTAGGATTCATTGATGAGGATATACACAATAAAGGAAAGATTTTAAATAACTATCCTGTATTAGGTGGTTTTGAAGTAATTGAAAAATTTAATGATTTGTATGTAGTTTGTGCAGTAGGTGATCCAAAAATTAAAAGAAATTTAATAACAAAAGCTTTAAAATATAATGTAAAATTTGCAACGCTGATTCATCCTAGTGTTATAATGTCACAATATTTGACAATTGGTGAGGGTTCTATAATATGTGCAGGAAATATTATTACTACAAACATAAAAATTGGGTCACATGTTATAGTTAATCTTGATTGTACTATAGGTCATGATGCTGTTATAAGTGATTATGCTACGATATTACCTAGTGTAAATATTTCAGGAAACGTATCTATTGGAGAAGGATGTAGTATTGGTACAGGAAGTGCGATAATACAGGGTAAAAAAATTGGCGAATGGTCAATTATAGGTGCAGGGGCAGTTGTTGTTGATGATATACCGCCTTATTGTACAGCAGTAGGAGTTCCAGCAAAGCCAATAAAATTTCATGAGGAGGAAAAATAA
- a CDS encoding SDR family oxidoreductase, with protein sequence MKVLVTGGAGFIGSHIVDLLIENGYEVVIVDNLSTGKKEFINKKAIFYKKDITDEDLCEIFEKEKPDYVIHQAAQIDVQKSIDNPVFDAKVNVLGTVNLLECCRKSGVKKIVYASSAAVYGNPEYLPIDEGHKINPISYYGISKHTPEHYFEVYSQLYGLKYTILRYANVYGIRQDSKGEGGVISIFIDKMLKGERPIIFGDGNQTRDFVYVKDVAKANLLALERGDNEIVNISTGKPTSINALVEMMNKIMNTSLEPIYTEPRKGDIMHSYLDNKKALEILRWEPKYSLEEGLRETIEYYKRERQITL encoded by the coding sequence ATGAAAGTTTTAGTCACAGGCGGTGCAGGCTTTATAGGTTCACATATAGTAGATTTGCTGATTGAGAATGGATATGAAGTCGTAATAGTGGATAATCTTTCAACAGGAAAAAAAGAGTTTATAAATAAAAAGGCTATCTTTTATAAAAAAGACATCACAGATGAAGACTTATGTGAAATATTTGAAAAAGAAAAACCTGATTATGTAATACATCAGGCAGCTCAAATAGATGTGCAGAAATCAATTGATAATCCTGTATTTGACGCGAAGGTAAATGTACTGGGGACAGTAAATTTACTGGAATGCTGCAGAAAAAGTGGTGTTAAAAAGATTGTATATGCTTCATCGGCAGCAGTATATGGAAACCCTGAGTATCTTCCTATTGATGAAGGACATAAAATAAATCCCATATCTTACTATGGCATATCAAAACACACACCAGAGCATTATTTTGAGGTATACAGTCAATTGTATGGATTGAAATATACGATTTTGCGCTATGCAAATGTATATGGAATAAGGCAGGACTCAAAAGGGGAAGGTGGAGTAATATCTATTTTTATAGATAAAATGCTTAAAGGGGAAAGACCTATTATTTTCGGAGATGGAAACCAAACAAGGGATTTTGTTTATGTAAAAGATGTAGCTAAAGCCAATCTTCTGGCATTGGAGAGAGGAGATAATGAGATTGTAAATATAAGCACAGGAAAGCCCACAAGTATAAATGCTCTTGTTGAGATGATGAATAAAATCATGAATACCTCTTTAGAGCCTATTTATACAGAGCCACGAAAGGGAGATATAATGCATAGTTATCTTGATAATAAAAAAGCATTGGAAATACTCAGATGGGAGCCAAAATATAGTTTGGAGGAAGGGTTAAGGGAAACAATTGAGTATTATAAAAGGGAACGTCAAATAACGCTATGA